In Pedobacter sp. WC2423, the following are encoded in one genomic region:
- the mazG gene encoding nucleoside triphosphate pyrophosphohydrolase, which produces MPNHIPPITAADPSTAFQRLLTILDTLRTDCPWDRKQTMETLRHLTIEETYELSDAILDGDLTEVKKELGDVMMHLVFYAKIASETNDFTIVDVLNSVCDKLINRHPHIYGDAEVQDENDVKRNWEQIKLKEGNKSVLGGVPASLPALVKASRIQEKARGIGFDWENKTQVWEKVEEELQEFKNEYNVVDNEAIDIEKAESEFGDLIFSLVNYARFIGINPENALEKTNRKFIKRFQYIESKAKDNGQALQDMTLEEMDVYWNEAKKL; this is translated from the coding sequence ATGCCAAACCATATCCCTCCTATTACTGCAGCCGATCCTTCTACTGCGTTTCAAAGGTTATTAACTATACTTGATACTTTGAGAACGGACTGCCCATGGGACAGAAAACAAACCATGGAGACTTTACGTCACCTGACGATAGAGGAAACCTATGAGTTGTCTGATGCGATTCTGGATGGGGATTTAACTGAGGTTAAAAAAGAATTAGGAGATGTGATGATGCACCTGGTTTTTTACGCAAAGATCGCTTCGGAAACCAATGACTTCACGATAGTGGACGTACTGAATAGTGTTTGTGATAAACTGATCAACCGTCATCCCCATATTTATGGTGATGCAGAAGTCCAGGATGAAAATGATGTGAAACGTAATTGGGAACAGATTAAGTTAAAGGAAGGTAACAAATCAGTATTGGGTGGTGTGCCCGCTTCTCTTCCTGCTTTAGTAAAGGCCAGCAGAATTCAGGAAAAAGCAAGAGGAATCGGTTTTGACTGGGAAAATAAAACTCAGGTTTGGGAAAAAGTAGAAGAGGAACTTCAGGAATTCAAGAATGAATATAATGTTGTTGACAATGAAGCGATAGATATTGAAAAAGCGGAATCAGAATTTGGAGATCTTATTTTTTCACTGGTTAATTACGCCAGATTTATTGGAATTAATCCTGAGAACGCTTTAGAGAAAACTAACAGAAAATTCATTAAACGTTTCCAATATATAGAAAGTAAGGCCAAAGATAATGGCCAGGCTTTGCAGGATATGACTTTAGAAGAAATGGATGTGTACTGGAATGAAGCTAAGAAACTGTAA
- a CDS encoding DEAD/DEAH box helicase → MSLDKLKLSKPLITAMTDAGYLTPKEIQAKTMSRILGGQDILAVGPEGSGKTTAYILGVLMRLKYTKDDAPKVLILVADKDRAIAVIDQFISLSKNRDLNIVGLYGTGGVEAEVNELVLGIDIVVATPTRARAIYLKLGLNLSKLQTFIVDDAALIVQQGMQLPVCELARSAGKCQHLVFTEVVHEKLTKMTDQFLNFPTVIEVEDFGDSKTETVTQVLYQVPNYKTKINLLRHLLRDDEVFNKVVVFVNSRLTAQKVAISIASPKEMEFSMFRPLHFDENGFDDFEDFKQSEGARVLVVANQGEGPLDLDGIPFIFHFDVPEEKETFLSRIIKNKENPEEVVAITFATDMELVQVKKIEQSIGQKLELMELPEELLVEKTLRPKGFDKNRVVKVKTEEPAGGGAYHEKKESNSKNYNYGIGQKAKMTMKKKHS, encoded by the coding sequence GTGTCGTTAGATAAATTAAAACTAAGTAAGCCCCTGATTACAGCAATGACTGATGCCGGGTACTTAACCCCGAAAGAAATCCAGGCAAAAACTATGTCTAGAATTTTGGGTGGGCAGGATATACTTGCTGTAGGTCCGGAAGGATCAGGTAAAACAACAGCCTATATCCTTGGCGTTTTAATGCGTTTGAAATATACGAAAGATGATGCGCCAAAAGTTTTAATATTAGTGGCAGATAAGGATCGTGCAATCGCTGTAATTGATCAGTTTATTTCATTAAGTAAAAACAGAGATCTGAATATTGTTGGTCTTTATGGTACTGGAGGGGTAGAAGCCGAAGTTAATGAATTGGTTTTGGGTATCGATATTGTTGTCGCAACACCAACCAGAGCAAGAGCCATTTATTTAAAACTGGGTTTGAACTTAAGTAAACTTCAGACTTTTATTGTGGATGATGCCGCATTAATTGTACAGCAGGGAATGCAATTACCTGTTTGTGAATTGGCAAGAAGTGCTGGTAAATGTCAGCATCTGGTTTTCACAGAGGTTGTTCATGAAAAATTAACTAAAATGACGGATCAGTTCCTGAACTTCCCTACGGTAATTGAAGTAGAGGATTTTGGGGATTCGAAAACTGAAACGGTTACACAGGTACTTTACCAGGTTCCTAATTATAAGACTAAGATAAATCTGCTGCGTCATTTATTACGTGATGATGAAGTATTCAATAAAGTAGTAGTTTTTGTGAATTCAAGACTTACTGCACAAAAAGTGGCTATCAGTATCGCAAGTCCTAAAGAAATGGAATTTTCTATGTTCAGACCATTACATTTTGATGAAAATGGTTTTGATGATTTTGAAGATTTTAAACAGAGTGAAGGCGCAAGGGTACTTGTGGTGGCCAATCAGGGTGAAGGTCCGTTGGACCTGGATGGCATTCCATTTATCTTCCACTTTGATGTGCCTGAAGAAAAGGAAACTTTCCTGAGCCGAATTATTAAAAACAAGGAAAATCCTGAAGAAGTGGTTGCTATTACTTTTGCTACAGATATGGAGCTTGTTCAGGTGAAAAAAATTGAGCAGTCAATTGGTCAGAAACTTGAATTGATGGAACTTCCGGAAGAGCTTTTAGTGGAGAAAACATTAAGACCAAAAGGATTTGATAAAAACCGTGTAGTCAAAGTTAAAACTGAAGAACCTGCTGGTGGCGGAGCTTACCATGAGAAAAAAGAAAGTAACTCAAAGAATTATAATTATGGTATTGGTCAGAAAGCAAAAATGACCATGAAGAAAAAACATTCTTAA
- a CDS encoding ABC transporter permease yields MNTEYFIARRIAIKSERTFSKLIVRIAIAGVMLSLAVMMLSVAIIKGFKTEIQEKVRGFVGDVRIFKLDLNNSFELTPFVPTAKTLTDLKENKDIAYFQFYATKPAIISANDEVEGTNFKGVDRNFNWDYISKHLVSGRIMDFSDSTKATKEILISSFTANRLKLKTGDSFVMYFVQNPPRKRPFKIVGIYDIGVEEIDKSFVLGDINIIRRLNNWQSNEIGAIEIKLKKFSRLQPASDKIYSTMEINLKSESVKEYFPNIFTWLSLLDVNTRVLLVLMMIVGVINMITALLIMILERTNMIGMLKAFGMTDFSVMKVFLYNALYLVGIGLLLGNILGLGLGFLQQYTHIFRLNQGSYYLSYVPIEFHFIDVLILNLATIVICFVVLILPSLLVSRISPLKAIRFK; encoded by the coding sequence TTGAATACAGAATATTTCATAGCCAGGCGAATTGCCATTAAATCAGAACGCACATTTTCGAAGCTGATCGTCCGTATTGCTATTGCGGGGGTGATGCTAAGTCTTGCCGTTATGATGTTATCGGTGGCCATTATCAAAGGCTTTAAAACAGAAATACAAGAAAAAGTAAGAGGATTTGTTGGCGATGTCAGGATTTTTAAACTCGATTTAAATAATTCCTTTGAACTCACACCTTTTGTTCCTACAGCCAAAACTTTAACTGACCTGAAAGAAAATAAGGATATTGCTTATTTTCAGTTCTATGCTACAAAACCGGCTATCATTTCAGCAAATGATGAAGTGGAAGGAACTAATTTTAAAGGTGTAGACCGCAATTTCAACTGGGATTATATCAGTAAACATCTGGTCAGCGGCAGGATTATGGACTTTTCTGACAGTACTAAAGCGACTAAAGAAATCCTGATTTCTTCTTTCACTGCCAACCGGCTGAAACTTAAAACCGGAGATAGCTTTGTGATGTACTTTGTACAGAATCCTCCACGTAAACGCCCCTTTAAGATTGTAGGGATTTATGATATTGGAGTAGAGGAAATTGATAAAAGTTTTGTACTTGGAGATATTAACATCATCAGGCGCTTAAATAACTGGCAATCCAATGAGATTGGTGCAATTGAGATCAAACTTAAAAAATTTTCCCGTTTGCAGCCGGCTTCCGATAAGATTTATTCTACCATGGAGATTAACCTTAAATCGGAATCTGTTAAAGAATATTTTCCAAATATTTTCACATGGTTATCTCTGCTTGATGTCAATACGAGGGTTTTGCTTGTCTTAATGATGATTGTTGGGGTAATTAATATGATTACTGCCTTGCTGATCATGATTCTGGAAAGAACCAATATGATCGGGATGTTAAAGGCTTTCGGGATGACGGACTTCAGTGTAATGAAAGTGTTTTTATACAATGCCCTTTACTTAGTTGGAATAGGCTTGTTATTAGGAAATATTCTTGGTTTGGGTTTAGGCTTTCTACAGCAATACACGCATATATTCAGGCTGAACCAAGGCTCCTATTACTTATCCTACGTGCCCATAGAATTCCATTTTATTGATGTGCTGATTCTTAATCTGGCCACCATTGTAATTTGTTTCGTGGTATTGATCCTGCCATCTTTACTGGTGAGCAGAATATCTCCGCTAAAAGCGATACGTTTTAAATAA
- a CDS encoding alpha/beta hydrolase family protein: MKKTLLTLLLFTAATSVFAQDAVNYQLPPKAIADLLLANPTPAVSLDSKAEWMLLSTKNSYPSVEELAMPEFRIAGLRINPDNFSPSRQTFINDFTLKNIKTGKIAKINGLPAPLAAANALWNPSQNKISFTQTTPKGVDLYVIDIATLKAVKINQQPLNVTLGGGITWVDDQTLLYRIATKPASAIPVKPLLPKGPSIQQNIGKAAPNPTYQDLIKTPFDEQLFEFFATSQLVQYKNGAQTLIGQPAMYAGVDVSPDKKYLLQETISKPFSYLVPAYGFPRTVKITDLSGKSIKVLAELPSKESTPSGNDNTQNVPRNYEWRADQAATITWAQPLDSGLIKKQVPFHDAIYALSAPFSGEAKELFKTVTRYRETIWGNETLALVREELRGKQTIKLSRYNPAKGTIETLYELNETDNYNNPGNPVTEKNAYGRQVVQTVDNGTRLLMNNITGSSPKGDLPFLAKFDLASKKNEIIWRSAEGFYEYVVDVLDANKLVLLTRKESQKDVPNYYIKNLVLRIADRPVTDFTNPYPGLEGTTKEKITYKRADGIDLTGNLYLPKGYDKAKDGPLPALIWAYPREFNSAADAAQIRGSKDRFTMLTWGSPIYWVTQGYAVLDNAEMPIVAKDGKKPNDTFVDQLKLNAEAAINKLADLGVGDRNRMAVGGHSYGAFMTANLLAHTNLFKAGIARSGAYNRTLTPFGFQNEDRTYWEVPQLYYEMSPFSYADKIKTPLLLIHGDSDDNTGTFPINSERLFNAIKGHGGTTRLVFLPYEAHGYRGKENILHCLWEMNSWLDKYVKNAK, from the coding sequence ATGAAGAAAACATTACTGACCTTATTATTATTTACGGCTGCAACATCCGTATTTGCACAAGATGCGGTCAACTACCAGCTTCCACCTAAAGCAATTGCCGACCTTTTATTAGCCAATCCCACACCTGCAGTGAGTCTTGATAGTAAAGCAGAATGGATGCTGCTCAGCACCAAAAACTCTTACCCTTCTGTGGAAGAATTAGCCATGCCTGAATTCCGCATCGCAGGATTACGCATCAACCCCGATAATTTCTCACCAAGCAGGCAGACATTTATTAATGACTTTACACTAAAAAATATTAAAACAGGAAAAATAGCCAAAATTAATGGCCTTCCTGCTCCACTAGCCGCAGCTAACGCCTTATGGAATCCTTCACAAAATAAAATCTCTTTCACACAGACCACTCCAAAAGGTGTTGATTTATATGTTATAGATATCGCAACTTTAAAAGCAGTTAAAATTAATCAGCAACCTTTAAATGTAACTTTAGGTGGTGGAATTACCTGGGTGGATGACCAGACTCTTTTATATAGAATCGCAACAAAGCCAGCCAGTGCGATCCCGGTTAAACCATTATTGCCTAAAGGACCTTCTATCCAACAGAATATTGGCAAGGCTGCACCAAATCCAACCTATCAGGATTTAATTAAAACTCCATTCGATGAGCAATTATTTGAGTTCTTTGCGACCTCGCAATTAGTTCAATATAAAAATGGGGCACAAACCTTAATCGGACAGCCCGCAATGTATGCTGGCGTTGATGTTTCTCCTGACAAAAAATACCTGTTGCAGGAAACGATCAGTAAACCTTTTTCTTATCTGGTTCCAGCTTATGGTTTTCCCAGGACAGTGAAAATTACGGATCTGTCTGGTAAATCGATTAAAGTTCTGGCCGAATTACCTTCTAAAGAGAGCACTCCATCCGGAAATGACAATACGCAGAATGTTCCCCGCAATTATGAATGGAGAGCAGATCAGGCGGCAACTATCACATGGGCACAGCCACTGGACAGCGGACTGATCAAAAAACAAGTTCCATTTCATGATGCAATCTATGCTTTAAGCGCACCATTCTCTGGTGAAGCTAAAGAGCTTTTTAAAACAGTTACCCGTTACCGTGAAACTATCTGGGGAAATGAAACTCTTGCCTTGGTCAGGGAAGAACTTCGTGGTAAACAAACCATCAAATTAAGTCGCTATAATCCAGCTAAGGGAACAATTGAGACTTTATATGAATTAAATGAGACTGACAATTACAATAACCCAGGTAATCCGGTTACAGAGAAGAATGCTTATGGCCGTCAGGTTGTACAAACTGTAGATAACGGAACCAGGTTATTGATGAACAATATCACAGGCTCCTCTCCAAAAGGCGATTTACCTTTCCTGGCAAAATTTGATCTGGCTTCTAAAAAGAACGAGATTATCTGGCGTAGTGCAGAAGGGTTTTATGAATACGTTGTAGATGTACTGGATGCTAACAAGTTAGTGTTACTAACCAGAAAAGAGTCACAAAAAGATGTACCAAATTATTACATTAAAAACCTGGTACTTAGAATAGCCGACAGACCAGTAACTGATTTCACTAATCCATACCCGGGGCTGGAGGGAACTACTAAAGAGAAAATCACTTACAAACGTGCTGATGGGATAGATCTTACAGGTAATTTATATTTACCAAAAGGTTATGACAAGGCTAAAGATGGCCCATTGCCTGCACTGATCTGGGCTTATCCAAGAGAGTTTAATTCTGCGGCTGATGCGGCGCAAATCAGAGGTTCTAAAGATCGTTTCACTATGTTAACCTGGGGTTCTCCGATCTACTGGGTTACACAAGGATACGCTGTCCTTGACAATGCAGAAATGCCAATTGTAGCAAAAGACGGAAAAAAACCAAATGATACTTTCGTTGACCAGTTAAAATTAAATGCAGAGGCTGCAATTAATAAACTTGCTGACCTTGGTGTTGGAGATAGAAACAGAATGGCAGTAGGCGGACATAGTTATGGTGCATTCATGACTGCAAATTTACTGGCACATACCAACCTCTTTAAAGCTGGTATTGCACGCAGTGGCGCTTATAACAGAACACTGACTCCTTTTGGATTCCAGAATGAAGACCGTACATATTGGGAAGTTCCACAACTATACTATGAAATGAGCCCTTTCAGTTATGCAGATAAGATTAAAACTCCGCTTTTATTGATTCATGGAGATTCTGATGATAATACAGGTACTTTTCCAATTAACAGTGAGCGTTTGTTTAATGCAATCAAAGGTCATGGTGGAACAACAAGATTGGTCTTCTTACCTTATGAAGCACATGGTTACCGTGGTAAAGAAAACATTTTACACTGCCTTTGGGAGATGAATTCCTGGTTAGATAAATATGTGAAAAACGCAAAATAA